The genomic window gcggtgggctttttcagactctaacatGTGCAGGTTTCTGTGTGGATGTAACTTTTCAACTCAATTGAATAAATACCAAGGAGGACACAAAGTATATTTAAGTTTCATAAGAAACttccaaattgtcttccaaagtgactgccattttgctttcccaccagcagtgaatgGGCGTGCCTGCTGctgcacatcctcaccatcatatTTAGTGTCAGTGTTTTGGATTCTATCCCTTATAACAGGTGTGCAGAGAGATCCCATGGTTGTTGTAACTTGCATTTCCTTCACAGCAGATAATGTGAAGTATCTTCTCATACACACATTTGACATCTTAAtatatttgctcatttttcaaTGGATCCGTTGCCTGTTTTTCAGAGgacttgtttgttttcttactgttgagttttaagagttctttaggttcatgttttcttgtttgtttagcATGCCCTCTTTTCCTTCGCAAGCGCCCAGTCCTATCTCCTTTTCCTGTCTTCCATGTGATCGTTCTTCCTGCAGAGACAATTCAAACTAGAGAAGTGGACTCTCCTACAGACAGGCCCAGGGCAGGATGCTGCAAGTACAGTTTGGAGGGGAGAATGAAAAGCATATTTTGGAATCTTGTCTCAGTGAAAAGTGTATGCTTGGCAGACTGTCAACCCCAGATTCGCATATGCAATGGTAACTGCAGATGCTGTGTAGCACATTTTTGGAGTCAAATGGGTAAGAAAAAGAATCAGTCTGATAGCCTGCAGAATTATCACCTGAATTGTTTCAAGCACTCTTTGGTCTCTGAGGTGGTGTGGAGGAGTCTGATTTGACCAATAGGGAGAAAATACTTGTGCAAAGTTAGAGCTAGAACCCTTGGAGGGCAGTTTTATTCTTTAGTCGGAGGGGAGCCATTGGAGGCTATTCAGCAGCAGTAGAAAAAGACCAGAATTCTCCCTTCTGTAGTCTACGTGGATTGCATGATAACTATGTATAGGAATTGACACTGGAGTCTTACTGCTCCATCTTAGACAATTTTCaagtctctctttccttctttataaGTTGAAGTTAAAGCTTTCCTTCAAAGCttatgtgaggattaaatgagatattgTGGAAAGTACTGAACATTATCTTACTTGATTATTAAAACTACCTCTGCTCATTTATCACCCATGACTCAGTTCATTGTATGTCTCCTTTAATTCTCACACCCCCTAGGAACCTGGGGCTTGGTGGAGTAAGACCCAAGGATGACTTAGCTGACACTCATGTCTACGTGTTTCTTATTTGGTGTGTCACTCATAATGTAGATGTTAAAAATATACTACTTCTATTAATACTGACTTTTGAATTAAAAGCACTTGAAAACAGGGGCAAGAAAAATCATTCAGACTTCTTTATTTCCTAAAAACAAGAGATGAAACTCCATGCAAAAGAGTCTTTCCCCATAGAGAAAGCAAGTAATATTTTCATCAAGGACTACAGCAAGTTGAAACTAAGAGCTTCCTGGACAGACTTTgttaaaataactcttttatcTTCTAAGCCTCCCAGATAATTCAGTTGCTTTTTCATAACTTGCTAGTCTTTATACATATACAGTTCAGTACTTAATTGCTCCTTTGAGTCTTCATTTGTTTACAAGGGCTCCTGTGCCATGTAAAACTTGTATtaaatttacttgtttgtttttctcctatTGATCTATCTTATGCTGTCAGTTTAATTCTCAGGCCCAGCTAGAAACAGGAAGAGGTAAAATTCTGCCACTCTAGCAAAAATAATGGCAATGAACTCAGCTTTCTCAGCCAGGCAATTTCAGAGATGCCatatattatctcacttaattcCCACAATGTTATTAATAGCCCCAGTTTATTGATTAGGGCATTGAGATTCAGACATGGTATTTTGCCTAAAGTTATTCAGCTAGGCTCTGAATTCAAACGCTGGCATATCTAACTCTagttttattttgacaggcagagctagacagtgagaaagagacagagtgagttatagacagtgagagaaacagagaaaaaggtcttccttctgtcggttcaccgccaaaatggccgctattgcTGGctcgctgcgccaatctgaagccaggagccaggtgcttcctcctggtctcccatgtgggtgcagggcccaaggacccgggccatcctctactgtctttcccgggccacagcagaaagctggactggaagaggagcaatcagcatggaaccagcaccccaaccgggactagaaccctgggtgctggcgccacaggcggaggattagcctagtgagccgcggcaccagcctcctaACTCTAGTTTTAACCACTAACTACACCATGCCTTTGCTGTGAGATCTACTTCCCCTAAAGTCTTCCAGGCAGTTGTGTAGGACTTTTACTGGGTGTTTATTTATAGGATAGCACTGTCATCAGGCTTACTCTTCTGTCTGTTCTATTGGTCTGAGCCTTTGAAATTAGACCTCATCTTAGTTCCTTTATTCCTCTGTCACCTTGAACTGTGCTTGGCATACACAGGACTTTCAAATTtgttcattctgcaaatatttatggagcattCGCTATGGACCAGGTGCTATTACAGTGTTAGGGAAATAAAACAATTTTGCCAACCGAGTCCCCTTCCTATCAGTACAGAAAGAATGTAATTTTAACAGAGGGTAAGCACTATCAGAGTTATATAAATGGAAGATAGACAGTGACTGCAAAGTCTGCACAGGATTTCATGCAAggtgcatttggcacagtgttaAGTCACAGCTTGGAACTCCCATATCCCATACCGGAGTCCCTGGGTTCCAGTTCagtcagatccagcttcctgcttatgaagcctctgggaagcagcaggtgatggcccaagtatttgggatttGGGTGCCTGCCATCTATTTTTTTTAGAGACCCAAATACagatccaggctcctgttttGGGCCTGGACCACAGcaactgttatgggcatttgggggcatcaaccagtggatggaagatctctgtttgcctatttatctctttgcctctcaaataaaataaatttaaaaaaatttttaatttcacacAAACTTATAGAGAAAATGATCATTTGTGAGAGGTAAGAAGCATGCACTTTGTTATATCCTTGTACAATGTATAATGATTACCTTGTGACTtatctttttaaggttttttaaaaagtttatttaaaagccaaTGTGATGGAAACGCagaagagaaagagctcttccaaccgttggttccctctccaaatgcctccaacagccaggagtgAGCCAGGCCGAACTCCGgtcctcccaggctgcacaatgCAGGCATGCTGGGTTGAAAGCAGAGGGCCTGGAGCCGGGTGCTCTGAAGCCGCCGCTCGCTTCCCTACACGCCTTCCCTTATGAATTATCTTCGAGCTACTTCTGGAGGTAATCAGTTAGTTCCAAGGGTCACAGGCCTGCACCTGCACTGCAGTGGCGATCACGCCTTTTATTGGCCTTATTGAATTCTCTAGGAGGCATCGGAAGCGGGGGAGCCGGCAGCGGCCGCATCTCAAGGAAGAACGCAGCGCCGATACCCTCCGTCTGCCACAGGGCTCCGCTTAACCGTGGGGACGGCTCCCCGGAGCTTGCACTCGTGAAACTCACACCGTGGACAGCGGCCTGGGCTTCCTCTAGAAAGAGGTGGCCTTCGAGCTGGCTAGTTTGgagttttaataaatgtttaaggagCGAATGGAGCCAATGATCACGGACGGTCAACCTAGCGGGTGCTCAGCAGCTCAAAGAGTATCTTGCTTTGGCATCAGGTTTGTAATGAAAAGCtgggaaacaaaagaaacatCGAGGACTAGGAACGGTACTTTCGCAGTGCTCTGGCTGAAAATGCGGTTCCTCCAACGGCGTCTGGAAGCGGGAAGCAGAAGGAAGCCGGAGACGGGGCGGAAGGGAgcgagctgggggcggggccacggcggggcggggccacggCGGGGCGGACTACGGAAGCCGAGCGGGCACAGCGGTTCTGCAGAGGAAGTGTGCGTGTGCCGGCGGCGCGGGGGCCAGGTTTTGAGTCTTCTTGCGCGGTCGGGCGGTCACACCCGCGCTTACTTCTGCCGTTGCGGCAGCTCTCGCGGCGGAGACGCAGTGCCTGAGTCGCTTGGCTCTTCTGTTGGGTCAGCGACGCGAGGGACCCACCGCGGCGTGTCGTCGGTGCCTCCCGGCCGGTGGTGCACCTACCCGGCCGGCCGGCAGAGCCCCCGCCCGTGTCCGCCGGCTGGTCCGGGGGATCCGGGCACCGCCTCCACGGCGGCTCCGCCGGACGCGCGGACCGGCCCCCAGCCCGAGCCCCGAGTGGACGGCGTCATGAGGCACCTGCCGTACTTCTGCCGGGGCCAAGTGGTGCGGGGCTTCGGCCGCGGCTCCAAGCAGCTGGGCATCCCCACAGGTGAGCGCGGGGCGGAGCGGAGCCCCCAGGCCTGGTCACGCGGGGGAGAGACGTGAGTCGGGACAGGGTCGTGGGCCCCCCAGGCCGGAGGCAGTACCCTCTCTGCCCCGATGCCCTGCCGCCCTTTGCTCGGGTTGAGAGAGCTCCTCTCTGCCCCTTGGCTCTGAGCTCACTGGGGACCAAGgctgagaggggctgggggccggaaGCTGGAGAGGTATCGCAGGGTCTTATGCCTCCTTGCCCACCCAGGGTCGAGGTGGCCAAGCGTGGCACTTGTCTTGCTCATTAGAAATGTGATGTGGGCCAGATGGGCTGAACTTTCAAGGCGATGTTAAAGTTCGTTTCTCAAAATCTGCTATTGTATAGTGTCCAAGTGGTCACACAGGTAGTTGAAGGAGAGCCAAGTCGCTCTTTTCATGGGATTTAGTAATGAAACCTTGATTGCTTAATTTATTCTTAACAATACAGGCTAGGGCTGTCTCTGAAGTTCGGGCTTAGGCTTGTAATACTTTGAAACTAATCTTTTTAAGTGATTCGTAACCCACTTAGGAAAGACCAGGTCTAAAAGAAATATGTTTGTTTTGCACCTTTTCTTTGTTtgtctgagagagagagcgattgaGATTTATACACTTTGTATCTCATTCCTGGCCTGTCCAgatgaagaggagaaagaaataccaGCCACAATATGGAAGGATGGGATTGGTAAACACAGGGTCCTGGGAATTTTGGGAGTGTCGTGGTTGAGACGAGCCCTGCATGTGATTTTTACAGACATTTAGTGTGAAACTTGTAACACCAGAATATTTACTTCTGTTGTTTAGCTAACTTCCCTGAACAAGTCGTAGACAGCCTTCCGGCCGATTTCTCCACCGGCATTTATTATGGCTGGGCCAGCGTTGGAAGTGGAGATGTCCATAAGATGGTGGTGAGCATAGGCTGGAACCCATACTACAAGAATGTAAAGAAGTCCATGGTAAGAACTGTACTTTGCTCTGTCACTGACAATGCAATGGTGGTTTAAGTAATACACAGTATTTCATGCACAACAGTGTTCATCAGTGGTAGTTTCAATATAGTT from Oryctolagus cuniculus chromosome 1, mOryCun1.1, whole genome shotgun sequence includes these protein-coding regions:
- the RFK gene encoding riboflavin kinase, yielding MRHLPYFCRGQVVRGFGRGSKQLGIPTANFPEQVVDSLPADFSTGIYYGWASVGSGDVHKMVVSIGWNPYYKNVKKSMETHIIHTFKEDFYGEILNVAIVGYLRPEKNFDSLESLISAIQGDIEEAKKRLDLPEHLKLKEDNFFQVPKNKIMNGH